A portion of the Anoxybacillus gonensis genome contains these proteins:
- a CDS encoding DUF5680 domain-containing protein: MYTEEKFLDFLIKAKKATYASQGDNASVTPLLEGSRQLEFQEGHFLYRDVYFGMSYFAGQEVVYYQGNPIWSMCYSGGVDKEFEIEFVKEVYSFLRKAMRNVSADNPFRGPKEFVEGDYIYRDSNKGELGKFVGKETISFANEVVYSLHYSGGFIK, encoded by the coding sequence ATGTACACAGAAGAGAAATTTTTGGACTTTTTAATTAAAGCAAAAAAAGCAACTTATGCATCACAAGGAGACAATGCGTCTGTAACGCCTTTGTTAGAAGGTTCACGTCAATTGGAGTTCCAAGAAGGTCATTTTTTATATCGTGATGTATATTTTGGGATGAGTTATTTTGCAGGCCAAGAAGTTGTCTACTATCAGGGGAATCCGATTTGGTCTATGTGTTATTCAGGCGGTGTGGATAAAGAATTTGAGATTGAATTTGTAAAAGAAGTTTACTCTTTTTTAAGAAAAGCGATGAGAAATGTTAGTGCGGATAATCCGTTTCGTGGACCTAAAGAATTTGTTGAGGGAGATTATATTTATAGAGATAGCAATAAGGGAGAATTAGGTAAGTTCGTAGGAAAAGAGACGATATCCTTTGCCAACGAAGTTGTATATAGTCTTCACTACTCTGGTGGATTTATTAAATAA
- a CDS encoding GNAT family N-acetyltransferase has product MDHIPTLWKRDEFSISTEKSYLDMDVIFNFLNKESYWANGIPREIVTESIKNTPLCFGIYKGDPTIGPAQLIGFGRVISDLSTFAYLADVFVLKPFRGLGLSKWLMSIIKEHPQLQTVRRFMLATKDAHSLYAQYGFEPLDNPSIFMRIVRKNIYQNRE; this is encoded by the coding sequence GTGGACCATATTCCAACTTTATGGAAAAGAGATGAATTTTCAATTTCGACTGAAAAAAGTTACTTGGATATGGATGTAATATTTAATTTCTTGAATAAGGAATCATATTGGGCAAATGGAATCCCCAGAGAAATTGTTACGGAATCAATTAAAAATACTCCTTTATGTTTTGGAATTTATAAAGGAGACCCAACAATTGGGCCAGCACAACTAATTGGCTTTGGAAGAGTTATTTCAGACTTATCCACGTTTGCATATTTAGCTGATGTTTTTGTTCTAAAGCCTTTTCGTGGGTTAGGTTTATCAAAATGGTTAATGAGTATAATTAAAGAACATCCCCAACTTCAAACTGTCCGTAGATTTATGTTGGCAACAAAAGACGCACATTCTTTGTATGCACAATATGGCTTTGAGCCATTGGATAATCCATCCATTTTTATGCGGATTGTTCGTAAAAATATTTATCAGAATCGGGAGTAG
- a CDS encoding GNAT family N-acetyltransferase yields the protein MNLQIEIRKATVQDIEEIVRLRLELFKELGEVQSEQEEALVTTVTKKYLEEALSNNEFISFLALSNNNVISVSGMVLFKRPPYLDNLKGLEAYILNMYTIPQYRGKGLARKLLENCIEECKKIGVKRIWLHASDDGIPLYKKMGFTFKNSEMELFI from the coding sequence ATGAATTTGCAAATCGAGATTCGTAAAGCAACAGTTCAAGACATAGAAGAAATTGTAAGATTGCGTTTGGAACTTTTTAAGGAATTAGGGGAAGTACAGTCGGAACAAGAGGAAGCTCTTGTCACAACAGTTACAAAAAAATATTTAGAGGAAGCACTTTCTAACAATGAATTTATTTCCTTTTTAGCTTTATCAAATAATAATGTTATAAGTGTTAGTGGGATGGTTTTATTTAAACGACCACCTTACTTAGATAATCTAAAAGGGCTTGAAGCTTATATACTGAATATGTATACAATTCCTCAGTATCGAGGGAAAGGTTTAGCAAGAAAATTATTAGAGAATTGCATTGAGGAATGCAAAAAAATCGGGGTAAAACGAATTTGGTTACATGCATCTGATGATGGAATACCATTATATAAAAAAATGGGATTTACTTTTAAAAACAGTGAAATGGAATTATTTATTTAA